In Carya illinoinensis cultivar Pawnee chromosome 10, C.illinoinensisPawnee_v1, whole genome shotgun sequence, one DNA window encodes the following:
- the LOC122279998 gene encoding uncharacterized protein At5g01610-like has protein sequence MDQILNKVGSYWFSQKANKEINSVGDDFNSLSTSIEGGAKWLVNKVKGKMQKPLPELLKEYDMAVGIFPRDATNYEFNEETGKLTVFVPAVCEVGYRDSSVLRFSTTITGYLEKGKLADIEGMKTKVMIWVKVTCISSDGSKLYVTAGMKKTRSREAYEVLRDGVTVEKF, from the exons ATGGATCAGATATTGAACAAGGTGGGCTCGTACTGGTTCAGCCAGAAGGCTAACAAGGAGATCAACTCCGTCGGTGATGATTTCAAC TCATTGTCAACCAGCATTGAAGGTGGAGCCAAATGGTTGGTTAATAAAGTCAAAG GAAAAATGCAAAAGCCATTGCCAGAGCTGCTAAAAGAATATGACATGGCGGTAGGGATCTTCCCACGTGATGCCACCAACTATGAGTTCAATGAAGAGACGGGAAAGCTTACAGTCTTTGTACCGGCAGTTTGTGAAGTGGGCTACAGGGACTCATCTGTTTTGCGCTTTTCCACCACTATTACTGGGTATCTGGAGAAAGGAAAGCTAGCTGATATAGAGGGGATGAAGACAAAGGTGATGATATGGGTAAAAGTGACCTGTATCTCATCTGATGGATCGAAGCTATATGTCACGGCCGGGATGAAGAAAACAAGGAGCAGAGAGGCTTATGAGGTTCTTAGAGATGGTGTAACTGTAGAAAAGTTCTAA